From Cellulosimicrobium cellulans, the proteins below share one genomic window:
- a CDS encoding lactococcin 972 family bacteriocin: protein MTTVLSATLVLGVTLGAAGPAGAAISYPSVGGRWDHGADTKDVWSHYYHPSLIHKSSTYGQNGLRSSGWHRANTTSYQWDEVRLFGNKAYYDVA, encoded by the coding sequence ATGACCACGGTCCTGTCCGCGACGCTCGTCCTGGGCGTCACGCTCGGAGCAGCCGGCCCTGCGGGCGCGGCGATCAGCTACCCGTCCGTCGGGGGCCGGTGGGACCACGGTGCGGACACCAAGGACGTCTGGTCGCACTACTACCACCCCAGCCTGATCCACAAGTCCTCGACCTACGGGCAGAACGGCCTGCGCAGCTCGGGCTGGCACCGGGCGAACACCACGTCCTACCAGTGGGACGAGGTCCGACTGTTCGGGAACAAGGCGTACTACGACGTCGCGTAG
- a CDS encoding phosphotransferase, with the protein MSATETAITADLVRAALAAQHPDLAGLPLREVAGGWGNQMWRLGDDLAVRVQRRDPTPEPQLKERRWLPVLAPRLPLPVPVPVRHGEPSARLPRHWTVMTWVPGEPLDHGTITRGADAADALAGFLRALHVPAPADAPTPTDRGAHPRDATDGFEGFLRAVAPDDAAAVRSVWDDAVAAPAWAGPPVWVHGDLHPANVVVADGTLAGVVDFGDLFAGDPAWDLAAAWVLLPAGTAARFFDSYARADEATVLRARGLAALKALFLLLMGQNGDRGLPGGKAHWGPAGRAALDRALAG; encoded by the coding sequence ATGAGCGCCACGGAGACCGCGATCACCGCCGACCTCGTCCGCGCGGCTCTGGCGGCGCAGCACCCGGACCTCGCCGGGCTGCCGCTCCGCGAGGTCGCGGGCGGCTGGGGGAACCAGATGTGGCGGCTCGGCGACGACCTGGCCGTGCGCGTGCAGCGCAGGGACCCGACGCCGGAGCCCCAGCTCAAGGAACGACGGTGGCTGCCCGTCCTCGCCCCGCGCCTCCCGCTCCCCGTGCCCGTCCCGGTGCGGCACGGCGAGCCGTCCGCGCGCCTCCCCCGGCACTGGACCGTGATGACCTGGGTCCCCGGCGAGCCGCTGGACCACGGCACGATCACCCGGGGCGCGGACGCCGCCGACGCTCTGGCGGGCTTCCTCCGCGCCCTGCACGTCCCGGCGCCCGCCGACGCGCCGACGCCCACGGACCGGGGCGCCCACCCCCGCGACGCCACGGACGGCTTCGAGGGGTTCCTGCGCGCCGTCGCCCCCGACGACGCCGCCGCCGTCCGGTCCGTCTGGGACGACGCCGTCGCGGCCCCCGCGTGGGCAGGACCGCCCGTGTGGGTGCACGGGGACCTGCACCCCGCGAACGTCGTCGTCGCGGACGGGACGCTCGCGGGGGTCGTGGACTTCGGCGACCTGTTCGCGGGCGACCCGGCGTGGGACCTCGCCGCCGCCTGGGTGCTGCTGCCCGCCGGCACCGCCGCGCGGTTCTTCGACTCGTACGCGCGAGCGGACGAGGCGACGGTCCTGCGCGCCCGCGGGCTGGCGGCGCTCAAGGCCCTCTTCCTCCTGCTCATGGGGCAGAACGGGGACCGCGGCCTGCCCGGCGGCAAGGCCCACTGGGGGCCCGCGGGGCGTGCGGCGCTCGACCGCGCCCTGGCAGGCTGA
- a CDS encoding amino acid permease: MATRTGLFRRKSVEDSLAAIDDPERSLKRSLTTWDLAVLGVAVAVGAGIFSVGATAAANYAGPSVIVSFVIASIVCALAVMCYAEFASAIPVAGSAYTFSYATMGELVAWIIGWDLILEMLLASAVIAKFWGVYLGDAFGLFGIDLPLTIPIGPVDLEWGPVFIVAVFTTLLAIGTKLSTRVNSVFTVIKVGITLFVIVVGFFFVDASNYSPFVPPAQPAPEQSALEQPLVGFLTGLEPTTYGVMGLLAGAALVFFAFIGFDVVATTAEEAKDPQRTLPRGILGGLAIVTVLYILVTLVVTGMVSYTELAESDAPSLTTAFILVGADWAGRVISVGILIGLTTVIMVLLLGLTRVVFAMSRDGLLPRGISRTSHRYHTPIRLQVGVGIVVALIAGLSQVELLEEMINIGTLSAFVLVSFGIPILRRSRPDLQRSFKVPWSPVLPIVSGVACLWLMANLTTLTWLRFLGWVVVGLVIYAFYGYRHSVAGRDSLKGDVAA; encoded by the coding sequence GTGGCCACGAGGACCGGCCTGTTCCGCCGCAAGTCCGTCGAGGACTCGCTCGCGGCGATCGACGACCCGGAGCGGTCGCTCAAGCGCAGCCTGACGACCTGGGACCTCGCGGTCCTGGGGGTCGCGGTCGCGGTGGGCGCAGGGATCTTCTCCGTCGGCGCGACGGCCGCCGCGAACTACGCGGGACCGAGCGTCATCGTCTCGTTCGTCATCGCGTCGATCGTGTGCGCGCTCGCCGTCATGTGCTACGCCGAGTTCGCGTCCGCGATCCCCGTCGCCGGGTCGGCGTACACGTTCTCCTACGCGACCATGGGCGAGCTCGTCGCGTGGATCATCGGGTGGGACCTCATCCTCGAGATGCTGCTCGCGTCGGCGGTGATCGCGAAGTTCTGGGGCGTGTACCTGGGCGACGCGTTCGGGCTGTTCGGCATCGACCTCCCGCTGACGATCCCGATCGGCCCCGTCGACCTCGAGTGGGGGCCGGTGTTCATCGTCGCGGTGTTCACCACGCTGCTCGCGATCGGCACCAAGCTCAGCACGCGCGTCAACAGCGTGTTCACGGTCATCAAGGTCGGCATCACGCTGTTCGTCATCGTCGTCGGGTTCTTCTTCGTCGACGCGTCGAACTACTCGCCGTTCGTGCCGCCCGCCCAGCCCGCGCCGGAGCAGTCGGCGCTCGAGCAGCCGCTCGTCGGCTTCCTCACGGGGCTCGAGCCCACGACGTACGGCGTCATGGGCCTGCTCGCAGGCGCCGCGCTCGTGTTCTTCGCGTTCATCGGGTTCGACGTCGTCGCGACCACGGCCGAGGAGGCCAAGGACCCGCAGCGCACGCTCCCGCGCGGCATCCTCGGCGGCCTCGCGATCGTCACGGTCCTGTACATCCTCGTGACGCTCGTCGTGACCGGCATGGTGTCGTACACCGAGCTGGCGGAGTCCGACGCGCCCTCGTTGACGACGGCGTTCATCCTCGTGGGCGCCGACTGGGCCGGACGGGTCATCTCCGTCGGCATCCTCATCGGGCTGACGACGGTGATCATGGTGCTGCTGCTCGGGCTCACGCGCGTCGTCTTCGCGATGAGCCGCGACGGCCTGCTCCCTCGCGGCATCTCCCGGACCTCGCACCGGTACCACACGCCGATCCGCCTGCAGGTGGGCGTGGGGATCGTCGTGGCGCTCATCGCCGGGCTGTCCCAGGTGGAGCTGCTCGAGGAGATGATCAACATCGGGACGCTCTCGGCGTTCGTCCTCGTGAGCTTCGGCATCCCGATCCTGCGCCGCTCGCGCCCCGACCTGCAGCGCTCGTTCAAGGTGCCGTGGTCGCCCGTGCTGCCGATCGTGTCCGGCGTCGCGTGCCTGTGGCTCATGGCCAACCTCACGACGCTCACGTGGCTCCGCTTCCTCGGCTGGGTCGTCGTGGGCCTGGTGATCTACGCGTTCTACGGCTACCGGCACTCCGTCGCGGGGCGCGACTCCCTGAAGGGCGACGTCGCCGCGTAG
- a CDS encoding peptidoglycan-binding domain-containing protein, whose translation MSERPSPAKAGLWAVGALTLVAVGTALGAAWTSPAVPVPLRSPSPVTSFPVQSATFDDVRSVRLEVSRGEESALTSPGSGLVTRFDCRPGTTLESGTAPLWLDDAPVVVLATTLPLWRDLPVGAQGNDVRALQEELTRLGHTVEVTGTLGTKTLRAVEDLLDGLGDPTSLTSVSRERFLWIPAPSVVVAGCSVSTGGPLEAGAEIVTTPGTLTSVALRDDAPSDLVAGARTLRVDGIDVAIEPQSPITDPGLLSQLDAAPSLQQVGTGDEAPVGQLRLAQPVDVSVVPPSAVLTAPDGTTCVTTDAVPHPLRVVGSELGQTFVLFDDAPPPAVDTSPRRDAPCA comes from the coding sequence GTGAGTGAGCGCCCCAGCCCTGCCAAGGCAGGCCTGTGGGCGGTCGGCGCCCTGACGCTCGTCGCCGTCGGGACCGCTCTCGGTGCCGCGTGGACGTCCCCGGCCGTCCCGGTACCGCTCCGGTCGCCGAGCCCGGTCACGAGCTTCCCGGTCCAGAGCGCGACCTTCGACGACGTGCGCTCCGTCCGGCTCGAGGTCTCCCGCGGCGAGGAGTCCGCCCTGACGTCTCCCGGTTCCGGCCTCGTCACCCGCTTCGACTGCCGCCCCGGTACGACGCTCGAGTCCGGCACCGCGCCCCTCTGGCTCGACGACGCGCCCGTCGTCGTGCTCGCGACCACCCTTCCCCTGTGGCGAGACCTTCCCGTGGGCGCGCAGGGCAACGACGTGCGAGCGCTCCAGGAGGAGCTGACGCGCCTGGGGCACACGGTCGAGGTGACCGGCACGCTCGGCACGAAGACGCTGCGGGCCGTCGAGGACCTCCTCGACGGCCTCGGCGATCCCACGTCCCTCACGTCCGTCTCGCGCGAGCGCTTCCTCTGGATCCCCGCGCCCTCGGTCGTCGTGGCGGGATGCTCGGTCTCGACGGGCGGTCCGCTCGAGGCGGGTGCCGAGATCGTCACCACGCCCGGCACGCTCACGAGCGTCGCCCTCCGTGACGACGCACCGTCCGACCTCGTCGCCGGCGCGCGCACGCTCCGGGTCGACGGGATCGACGTCGCGATCGAGCCGCAGAGCCCGATCACCGACCCGGGACTCCTCTCCCAGCTCGACGCGGCACCCTCGCTCCAACAGGTCGGCACGGGGGACGAGGCCCCCGTCGGCCAGCTGCGGTTGGCGCAACCGGTCGACGTGTCGGTCGTCCCACCCTCAGCGGTGCTCACGGCGCCGGACGGCACGACGTGCGTGACCACGGACGCCGTGCCCCACCCGCTGCGAGTCGTGGGGTCCGAGCTCGGGCAGACGTTCGTCCTGTTCGACGACGCGCCGCCTCCCGCCGTGGACACCTCGCCCCGACGGGACGCCCCGTGCGCGTGA
- a CDS encoding ABC transporter ATP-binding protein, which produces MRVTATGLGHHFPGRPWLFRGLELDLRPGRTYALTGPSGSGKSTLLGLLAGWETPRAGAVHRDGVGRTGWVFQNPHGTPRRTALDHVVLPLLVRGLRPQEAERRSVELLGRFGLEGVAQQQFRRLSGGEAQRLMLARAIASEPGLLLVDEPTAQLDLPTARTVNESLGALRSPGTIIVVATHDVATRDSCSDHVDLTLHAAA; this is translated from the coding sequence GTGCGCGTGACGGCGACCGGCCTCGGGCACCACTTCCCCGGGCGACCATGGCTCTTCCGCGGGCTCGAGCTCGACCTGCGGCCAGGTCGCACGTACGCGCTCACCGGCCCGTCGGGGTCGGGCAAGAGCACCCTGCTCGGCCTGCTCGCCGGGTGGGAGACTCCCCGCGCGGGTGCCGTCCACCGAGACGGCGTCGGGCGCACCGGCTGGGTGTTCCAGAACCCTCACGGGACGCCTCGGCGCACGGCGCTCGATCACGTCGTCCTCCCCCTGCTCGTGCGCGGCCTGCGCCCGCAGGAGGCTGAGCGTCGATCCGTCGAGCTCCTGGGCAGGTTCGGGCTGGAGGGCGTCGCGCAGCAACAGTTCCGCCGCCTCTCGGGAGGCGAGGCACAGCGTCTGATGCTGGCACGAGCCATCGCGTCCGAACCCGGGCTCCTGCTCGTCGACGAACCGACCGCGCAGCTCGACCTGCCGACCGCCCGCACCGTCAACGAGTCGCTCGGCGCCCTGCGCTCGCCCGGGACGATCATCGTCGTCGCGACCCACGACGTCGCGACCCGGGACTCGTGCTCGGACCACGTCGACCTGACGCTCCACGCCGCCGCATGA